The genomic segment GGTCTAATTTACCACGACGCTCTGCAATCAGTTTATTTTCATCTTGTTGTACTTGGTCAGTCATAATGAACCCTTTCTTATAATCCAGATTTTAAGCTGGCTTCGATAAATTTATCTAAATCACCGTCTAATACGGCTTGCGTATTACGATTTTCAATGCCGGTACGCAAATCTTTAATACGCGAATCATCCAATACGTATGAGCGGATCTGACTGCCCCACCCGATATCAGATTTAGAATCTTCGTTTACTTGTTTCTCTGCGTTTTGTTTCTGAAGCTCAAGTTCAAACAGTTTTGCTTTTAGCTGCTTCATCGCTTGTGCTTTATTTTTATGCTGAGAACGATCATTTTGACATTGCACAACTGTATTTGTCGGAACGTGAGTAATACGTACCGCAGATTCAGTGGTGTTTACGTGTTGGCCACCCGCGCCAGAAGCTCGGTATACATCAATACGTAAATCAGCAGGATTGATATCCACTTCAATATTGTCATCTATTTCAGGATAGATAAATGCTGAAGCAAATGAGGTATGTCGACGACCACTTGAATCAAATGGAGACTTACGAACTAAACGGTGCACACCAGTTTCAGTACGTAACCAACCATAAGCGTATTCACCAGAGATGCGTACAGTTGCCCCTTTAAGACCTGCAACATCGCCATCAGATACTTCGATAACTTCCGTTTTAAACCCTTTGGCTTCCGCCCAACGCAAATACATACGCAACATCATTGATGTCCAATCTTGCGCTTCTGTACCGCCAGAGCCAGATTGTAAATCAATATAACAATCAGATGCATCATGATCGCCTGAGAACATACGACGGAACTCTAACGTCGCTAGTTTTTCTTCTAATTCAGCAAGTTCAGGTTCTATTTCATCAAATGTTTCTTGATCTTGCTCTTCAACAGCTAACTCAAGCAAACCTTCAACGTCTTCACCGCCAAGATCTAATTGGTCAATTGTTTCAACAATCGCTTCCAGTGAAGCACGTTCTTTACCTAGCGCTTGTGCACGCTCAGGTTCATTCCAGACTTCTGGTTGTTCTAGCTCTGCATTGACTTCTTCTAGACGCTCTTTCTTAGCATCATAGTCAAAGGTACCCCCTCAGGATATTTGTGCGATCAGACACATCCTGTAGGCGGTTTTTAATAGGATTAATTTCGAACATGGTGTTTATCATCGCCGAATAAAAAATAACCGAGAGATTTTAACCAAAAGTGTGATAGAAATCGAGGTATTTCAACCTCTGACAGCAAGAACAATAAGGATTAAGAAAATGGTGTAAATTTAATCACACCAAATTTCTTTTTATTTAACCTCTACTCGGAATACGAGCCTTTCTATTTTCATAAAAAACAAGAACGCAACGTCTCATTAGGTATTTATTAACGACTCGTTTGGTATAAATTAACCTTTTCACGTTATAGAGGGGTCGCTTTACACTACTTCTATGTATTCAACCATTAATTGCAATGTTTGATTACCACGAAATTCATTGATATCTAAACGATAAGCCAGCTTCACCTTTTGTACCGACGCATCAGGCCAACGACGCACATCAATATTAAAAGCAATCGCATCGACCATTTGATTGGTTGGAAAATCTTTATGAATGGGTTCTAACATTAATTTAAGATGTTTCTCACCAACCAAACGCTGATTCAATACTTTAAATTCACCATCAAAAATAGGTTCAGGGAAGGCTTGTCCCCATGGTCCACCCGCTCGAATAATTTCAGCGGTGCCTAAGGTAAATTCTTCTGGTGTTAGTTCACCATCAGATAAAACCACCCCATTAAGCGCCTCTTCTTCTACTGATTCACGAACCACATCATCAAAAGCTTGGCTGAATTTTTTATAATCGACTTCTTTAATGGTTAAGCCTGCCGCCATTGCATGACCACCAAACTTTAAAATCAGCCCAGGATTTCGAGTATCAATTAAATCCAAGGCATCACGCATATGAAAGCCAGAGATAGAACGACATGAGCCTTTAATGAAACCATCACCGCCATCAGCAAAGGCAATCACTGGGCGGTGATATTTTTCTTTAATACGAGAAGCAAGAATACCAATGACACCCTGATGCCAATCTCTCTGGAATAACACCAAGCCAAAAGGCAATTCACTTTGTGCGCCGAATTCTAAGCGCTCACAAATCGCCATTGCTTCATCTTTCATGCCTTGCTCTATTTCTTTACGAGTTTGATTTAAGGCATCTAGCTCTGAGGCCATGCGGCGTGCAGCATGAATATTGTTGGACATAAGAAGCTCAACACCAAACGACATGTCATCCAAGCGTCCTGCGGCATTGATTCTTGGGCCTAATGCAAAACCAAAATCAGAAGCAACAATTCGAGAAGGCACTTTATTTGCTACTTCGATTAACGCTTGAATACCCGGACGACATTTACCTGCACGAATACGTTGGATACCTTGATGCACTAAAATACGGTTATTTTCATCAAGTGCTACCAAATCAGCAACAGTGCCTAGTGCGACTAAATCCAATAAATCAGCAAGGTTCGGAATAGGAATATTTTGAGTTTCAAACCAATTATTTTCGCGTAAACGAGCTCGAATCGCTAGCATCAAGTAAAAAGCCACACCTACGCCTGCTAGTGATTTTGATGGGAACGCACACTCTTCAAGGTTAGGGTTAACAATTGAATCAGCGATTGGCAAAGAAGATCCCGGTAAATGGTGATCGGTTACGACCACTTGCATTCCATAGGCTTTCGCAGCTGCAACACCTTCAATTGATGAAACACCGTTATCCACCGTCATGATGATCTCAGCGCCCATCGCCTTAGCTTGATCAACCACATCAGGGCTTAACCCGTAGCCATCTTCAAAACGATTCGGCACTAAGTAATCCACATTACTGCTACCCATCAGTCGAAATGCCATGACAGATAGTGCCGAACTCGTCGCGCCATCCGCATCAAAATCACCCACAACAATAATACGGGTTTGTTTGGCAATCGCCTCAACTAAAATATCGACAGCCTTGGTGATTCCATGCATGGATTGAAATGACAGCAGTGATCTCGCGCCACGGTCTAATTGACTATTTGATGTGATCCCTCGAGCTGCATAAATCCGTTGTAAGATTGAAGGAATTGAACTTGGTAAAGCAGGGATTTCTGGAATAAGACGACGTTTCACTTCAATCATGATAAGGCCTAAAGTTAGAGTTACTAAGATAAAAAAATCCCCGCACCATACTTAATTTAAACAAGTATTGCGGGGACTTAAATTAGGTTAAAAAAGAATTATTTTTCTAAGTCTTTCAAAAGCTCTTGTGCTGGTTTGTAGCCAGGAACTAAATCACCATTAGGCAGTACAATTGCAGGTGTTCCATTCACACCCATTTTACGACCTAATAAATATTGCTCTTTGATGATATTTTTACACTGAGCTGTTGCTGGTTTTGAACCATTGATTGCACGATTTGATTTCGCATCAGCCATTGCTTGCTGCTTATCATCAGCACACCAAATTTGTGCCATTTTATCAGCAACAGAACCTTGGTAGCCTTGACGAGGATACGCTAAATAACGAACCGTAATACCCGCATCATTATAATCTTTCATCTCTTTATGAAGCTTTGTACAGTAACCACAAGTGATATCAGTAAAAACTGTGATTACATGTTTTTCGTTTTTCGCCGGGAACACAATCATGTTCTCACTTTGGCTATCAACCAATTTTGCAAAACGAGCTGCTAATAAATCTTTCATATTGCCATTTTCATCAAACTCAAAGATACGCCCTTGAACAAAGTGCTTACCATCATCTGATACATAAAAAATACCAAATGGCGTTTCAACTTGCTTAAAACCATCCACTTCAGAGTCATGAATTGCTTCAACAGGTAAGCCTAATGTTATTAAACGCTGAGTAATAATTTCTTCTGAATCTGATTGAGATAATTCTACTGCAGATGGAGAGACTACTTTTTCTTTCGCTTGCTCATCAGAACAAGCAGTAAAAGAGACAACACTTAGTAGAGCAATAATCATCGCGCTAGTACGGCGAATAAATGACATAAAAGATACCTATAAAAGAAATAATAGTAGAAGGTTTGATTTTTAGAGTCTTAAAATTACAAGAAGTTCCTTATCCATTATGAACGAGGATGATGCTCTTGGTGGATCTGTTTCAAACGTTCCGTTGCGACATGAGTATATATTTGTGTTGTCGAAAGATCACTATGTCCAAGTAACATTTGTACGACTCTAAGATCTGCGCCATAGTTTAATAAATGTGTCGCAAACGCATGGCGTAAAACATGAGGTGATAATTTGTCAGTATCAATACCGGCAATCACTGCATAATGCTTAATACGATGCCAAAAGGTTTGTCTAGTCATTTGTCTTGCACGTTTACTTGGGAACACTACATCAGAACTTTTCTCACCAAGTAATACTGGGCGTCCTTGCTCTAAAAAGGTTTGGATCCAATCAACGGCGTTCTCCCCCATTGGAACTAAACGCTCTTTGTCACCCTTACCGGTAACACGAACAACTCCTTGGCGAAGGCTCAAGTTTTCCATGGTTAAGCTAACTAACTCAGTGACACGTAGGCCTGTTGCATAAAGCAGTTCTAACATGGCGCGATCTCGAAGCTCTAATGGATCGTCTACGTTTGGCGCTTCTAATAAATCATTTACTTGCTCTTCACTTAAATCTTTTGGTAATCGTTGCGGTAGCTTAGGGCTCATCAGTAACGCGGTTGGATCATCACCACGAATTTTTTCTCGGTGTAGATATTGGAAAAATCGACGAAGTGCTGACAACATACGTGCTCGTGAAGTCTGCTTGTATTCTTTGTCTACCAAATATGCTTGATATTCATTTAACCCCATTGCTGAAATAGAAGCACATTTATAATGATTATCATCTAGCCATTGCAGTAACTTCACCAAGTCATTTCGATATGAAGCTAACGTATTTTCTGATAATCCACGCTCCATCCACATGGTATCTAAAAAACGCTCAATTAAAGCCATATCATTGTTCATTGCCATCACCATTTACTGAAAACCAAAAATACTGGTTAGAATTACAGTATTAAACAATTATCACGGCTTTCATTGCAAGTTTAATTTTAAGAATCATTTGCGGTACACTAGGCTTTCGTCCTCATTAATATGGTAGTTAAAATGAAAATTGGTCTGTTTTACGGCTCTTCCACTTGTTATACCGAAATGGCATCTGAAAAAATCAGAGCAACAATGGGCGAAGAGTTGGTTGATATCTACAATATTAAAGAGACCCCAGTAACAACAATGAACGATTATGATTTGTTATTACTTGGTATTTCTACATGGGATTTTGGTGAAATTCAAGAAGATTGGTTAGCCGTATGGGAAGAGCTTGATGGCCTTTCTTTACAAGGTAAAACCATCGCTCTATTTGGGTTAGGTGATCAAGAAGGCTATGGTGAATGGTTCTTAGATGCGATGGGTTTATTGCACGATGAATTAAAAGTAACAAACGCGAAGTTTATCGGTTATTGGAAAAATGAAGATTATCAGTTTGAGGCATCAAAAGCGCTAACTGAAGATGAATCTCACTTTGTTGGTTTGGCGTTAGATGAAGACAGTCAATATGATAAGAGTGATGAGCGTATTGAGCAGTGGTGTGAGCTGGTGTTAGTTGAGTATCACGATTCACTTTAACACTAGAAACGATACGCTTCGCTAACTAGAACGCTTCGCTCCTATAAAAGAAAAGAGCGAGTAAACTTAAACAGTTACACTCGCTCTTATAGTCTCTAGTCTCTAGTCTCTAGTCTCTAGTCTCTAGAATTATGCGTTTTCAGTTACTAGTTCGTCTTCTTTCTTACCAACAAAACGAACAACAATCATCGAAGCAAACGTTGGGATAACCCAAGCCATACCGTGATCAAACATTGGTAACATAGAGAACGCTGACATATCTGCACCAGCAACCTTCGCTGCATCTAATACAGCAAAACAGGTCGCAACTAAAATCACAACTCGGTACGCAAGACGAGGGTTTGGCATAAACTTACGTGTAAATGCTAATGCCACCAACGCAATTGCTACAGGGTAAAGTAAGAACAATACTGGTACCGACAAGGTAATTAACTGGCTTAAACCAACATTAGCAACCACTGCACATGCAACACCAACAATAATAACCCATGCTTTATACGTCACTTTGCAAATTGAACTAAAGTAATCAGCACATGCTGAGATCAGGCCAATCGCAGTTGTTAAACAAGCAATCAATACGATAATAGATAATACTATTTGGCCAGAAGAACCAAACAATGCATGAGTGTATGCAGTTAAAATCGCCCCGCCATTTTCAGCACCC from the Aliivibrio wodanis genome contains:
- the recJ gene encoding single-stranded-DNA-specific exonuclease RecJ, with the protein product MIEVKRRLIPEIPALPSSIPSILQRIYAARGITSNSQLDRGARSLLSFQSMHGITKAVDILVEAIAKQTRIIVVGDFDADGATSSALSVMAFRLMGSSNVDYLVPNRFEDGYGLSPDVVDQAKAMGAEIIMTVDNGVSSIEGVAAAKAYGMQVVVTDHHLPGSSLPIADSIVNPNLEECAFPSKSLAGVGVAFYLMLAIRARLRENNWFETQNIPIPNLADLLDLVALGTVADLVALDENNRILVHQGIQRIRAGKCRPGIQALIEVANKVPSRIVASDFGFALGPRINAAGRLDDMSFGVELLMSNNIHAARRMASELDALNQTRKEIEQGMKDEAMAICERLEFGAQSELPFGLVLFQRDWHQGVIGILASRIKEKYHRPVIAFADGGDGFIKGSCRSISGFHMRDALDLIDTRNPGLILKFGGHAMAAGLTIKEVDYKKFSQAFDDVVRESVEEEALNGVVLSDGELTPEEFTLGTAEIIRAGGPWGQAFPEPIFDGEFKVLNQRLVGEKHLKLMLEPIHKDFPTNQMVDAIAFNIDVRRWPDASVQKVKLAYRLDINEFRGNQTLQLMVEYIEVV
- the dsbC gene encoding thiol/disulfide interchange protein DsbC precursor, with the protein product MSFIRRTSAMIIALLSVVSFTACSDEQAKEKVVSPSAVELSQSDSEEIITQRLITLGLPVEAIHDSEVDGFKQVETPFGIFYVSDDGKHFVQGRIFEFDENGNMKDLLAARFAKLVDSQSENMIVFPAKNEKHVITVFTDITCGYCTKLHKEMKDYNDAGITVRYLAYPRQGYQGSVADKMAQIWCADDKQQAMADAKSNRAINGSKPATAQCKNIIKEQYLLGRKMGVNGTPAIVLPNGDLVPGYKPAQELLKDLEK
- the xerD gene encoding tyrosine recombinase XerD, with the protein product MAMNNDMALIERFLDTMWMERGLSENTLASYRNDLVKLLQWLDDNHYKCASISAMGLNEYQAYLVDKEYKQTSRARMLSALRRFFQYLHREKIRGDDPTALLMSPKLPQRLPKDLSEEQVNDLLEAPNVDDPLELRDRAMLELLYATGLRVTELVSLTMENLSLRQGVVRVTGKGDKERLVPMGENAVDWIQTFLEQGRPVLLGEKSSDVVFPSKRARQMTRQTFWHRIKHYAVIAGIDTDKLSPHVLRHAFATHLLNYGADLRVVQMLLGHSDLSTTQIYTHVATERLKQIHQEHHPRS
- the fldB gene encoding flavodoxin 2, which produces MKIGLFYGSSTCYTEMASEKIRATMGEELVDIYNIKETPVTTMNDYDLLLLGISTWDFGEIQEDWLAVWEELDGLSLQGKTIALFGLGDQEGYGEWFLDAMGLLHDELKVTNAKFIGYWKNEDYQFEASKALTEDESHFVGLALDEDSQYDKSDERIEQWCELVLVEYHDSL